The following coding sequences are from one Nicotiana tomentosiformis chromosome 3, ASM39032v3, whole genome shotgun sequence window:
- the LOC104097307 gene encoding uncharacterized protein: MHQSIAHGIAKVYPESHHGICIYHLEQNLKRRKVKSEVIKIFQSAARVYRRKEFDIYMSDIAKADKKTFDYLMEEPPERWARSCSPRRRYDMLTTNIVESMNSVLLEARELPILRMMDFIQVKLQRWFYERRYEAEGTFYDVSCWVFPVDSWRSRVEEEGITFLVDLNKRTCDYFQFQFDELPCIHAIAAIEKRNFKKSNFCLDWYLKESWLKTYERQIHPIGHTDSWIVPESVKSQIIKPSDFKVLPGRRQKKRHIPATESSKITFKCGRCRRLGHNRTSCIYYPAVHPFSRKHRE; encoded by the exons ATGCATCAATCTATTGCACATGGCATTGCAAAGGTATATCCTGAAAGCCACCATGGAatttgtatctatcatttggagcAGAACCTAAAGCGAAGGAAAGTGAAAAGTGAGGTCATAAAAATTTTTCAAAGTGCTGCAAGAGTATACAGGCGCAAAGAATTTGATATATACATGTCAGATATAGCAAAAGCTGATAAGAAGACTTTTGACTACTTGATGGAAGAACCACCGGAAAGGTGGGCACGTTCTTGTAGTCCACGACGAAGATATGACATGCTCACAACAAACATAGTTGAGTCAATGAATTCTGTGCTATTAGAAGCAAGGGAGTTGCCTATATTAAGAATGATGGATTTCATCCAAGTGAAGCTACAACGTTGGTTTTATGAAAGAAGATATGAAGCAGAAGGAACTTTTTATGACGTTTCTTGTTGG GTCTTCCCTGTTGATTCATGGCGTTCTAGAGTTGAGGAAGAAGGAATTACTTTCTTGGTGGACTTAAACAAAAGAACATGTGATTATTTTCAGTTTCAATTTGATGAATTACCATGTATACATGCAATTGCAGCTATCGAGAAGAGAAACTTCAAGAAGTCCAATTTCTGCTTGGACTGGTACTTAAAGGAATCTTGGCTGAAAACATATGAAAGACAAATACATCCTATAGGACATACAGATTCTTGGATTGTACCAGAGAGTGTTAAGTCACAAATTATTAAACCTTCAGATTTCAAAGTCCTGCCAGGTAGAAGGCAGAAGAAAAGGCATATTCCagctaccgaatcatcaaaaataacattcaaATGTGGTCGTTGCAGAAGACTTGGTCATAATAGAACATCTTGTATATATTATCCGGCAGTCCATCCATTTTCAAGGAAGCATAGAGAATAA
- the LOC104117063 gene encoding uncharacterized protein: MSTGSKEIQFSCYRRIMAAGEEVKQLEDCTVANALGTWVFSVAGALLAIPVGIKRKSLGPLVFFGTTGTMLDIIMGINACEREHAEHQMKLLEEAQRSAAVDPLADDATEH; this comes from the exons ATGTCAACAGGTTCTAAAGAAATTCAATTTTCGTGCTATCGGAGAATAATGGCAGCTGGAGAGGAAGTAAAACAACTGGAAGATTGCACAGTCGCCAA TGCTCTGGGTACATGGGTTTTCTCTGTAGCTGGTGCATTGCTTGCAATTCCAGTGGGCATAAAACGGAAATCTTTGGGACCCCTTGTATTCTTTGGAACAACTGGTACGATGCTAGATATAATAATGGGAATCAATGCCTGTGAAAGAGAACACGCAGAACACCAAATGAAACTTTTGGAAGAAGCACAAAGATCTGCAGCTGTTGATCCCTTGGCTGATGATGCAACCGAACATTGA